One Gloeobacter morelensis MG652769 DNA window includes the following coding sequences:
- the pheT gene encoding phenylalanine--tRNA ligase subunit beta, translating into MRVSFNWLQEYVEFDFTPSELAEKLTMAGFEVEHIEDRRTWAAGVVVGRVLECAPHPQADRLRVCRVDIGTGRLLNIVCGAPNARAGIYAPVAPVGTYLPIKDLKLRAASIRGVPSEGMLCSLEELGLEKTSEGIHIFPEASLPLGLDVGPLLGLDDAILEVASTANRADALSMVGIAREVAALTGGILRLPLVDAPLVPRGDLAARITEPEACPVYTATLLEEAAVGPAPDWLRERLEKAGMRSINNVVDVTNYVLLEWGQPLHAFDADRLAAGTLGVRFAHKGEQLLTLDGTDRSLTAANLLITAGERPVALAGVMGGEATEVNAQTRRIVLEAAIFDPPTIRRSARVFALRTEASARYERGVDASALEHALGRALQLLADCAGARAVAQASDDYRRRENRVVSLRPERLGQILGEDIPDAEIAQVLKNLGFDVQPGPQEFAVIVPGHRLRDIEREIDLIEEVARVVGYDRFPPTLPPPADGGYLPFEDFIERQVRSLCQGAGLTEVVTYSLAPDRDQQPVALSNPLSTELNSLRTNLIDGLLETLRFNRSQGNMPFHAFEVGVVFLRSDEGIFESGRLGAVLCGEPAVGDWQKITPPFDWFAAKGVLAAILQPWQIEVEYQADRRDERLHPGRTASLWVSGERLGTLGQLHPRLASRLDLPEQTFVFEIDLDFLIDLVRERPVEFRSFSPFPPAARDLSFYAREGITVFEFERLIREQGAPLLESVVLLDEFKGQGVPAGCRSLAFRMVYRSDHTLTEEEITAVHQRVRQALAERYSVDLRS; encoded by the coding sequence ATGCGCGTCTCCTTCAACTGGCTTCAAGAGTACGTCGAATTTGATTTCACGCCGTCCGAACTGGCCGAGAAGCTGACCATGGCGGGTTTCGAAGTCGAACATATCGAAGATCGGCGCACCTGGGCGGCCGGGGTGGTGGTGGGCCGGGTGCTCGAATGCGCGCCCCATCCCCAGGCCGACCGGCTGCGCGTCTGCCGGGTCGATATCGGCACGGGCCGATTGCTCAACATCGTCTGCGGCGCCCCCAACGCCCGCGCCGGCATCTACGCGCCGGTCGCCCCGGTCGGCACGTATCTACCGATCAAAGACTTGAAACTGCGCGCTGCGAGCATCCGGGGTGTGCCGAGCGAAGGCATGCTCTGCTCGCTCGAAGAATTGGGTCTCGAAAAAACCTCCGAGGGCATTCATATCTTTCCCGAGGCGTCGCTGCCCCTCGGCCTCGACGTAGGACCGCTACTCGGTCTCGACGACGCGATTCTTGAAGTGGCCTCGACCGCCAACCGCGCCGACGCCCTCAGCATGGTGGGGATCGCCCGCGAGGTGGCGGCCCTGACCGGCGGCATCTTGCGCCTGCCCCTGGTCGATGCGCCCCTGGTGCCCAGGGGCGATCTGGCTGCCCGGATCACGGAGCCCGAAGCCTGCCCGGTCTATACCGCCACCTTACTAGAGGAAGCCGCGGTCGGTCCTGCACCCGACTGGCTGCGCGAGCGCCTCGAAAAAGCCGGCATGCGCTCCATCAACAACGTCGTCGATGTCACCAACTACGTACTGCTCGAATGGGGCCAGCCGCTGCACGCCTTCGACGCCGACCGGCTCGCCGCCGGTACCCTGGGGGTGCGCTTCGCCCACAAAGGCGAGCAACTGCTCACCCTGGATGGGACCGATCGGTCCTTGACTGCCGCGAATCTGCTCATCACCGCCGGCGAGCGGCCGGTGGCCCTCGCCGGGGTGATGGGGGGCGAGGCCACCGAGGTGAACGCCCAGACCCGGCGCATTGTGCTCGAAGCCGCCATCTTCGACCCGCCCACGATTCGCCGCTCCGCCCGCGTCTTTGCGCTGCGCACCGAGGCTTCGGCGCGCTACGAGCGCGGTGTGGACGCTTCTGCCCTCGAACATGCCCTCGGCCGCGCTCTGCAACTATTGGCCGATTGCGCAGGGGCGCGCGCCGTCGCCCAGGCAAGCGACGATTACCGCCGCCGCGAGAACCGCGTGGTATCCCTGCGCCCCGAGCGCCTTGGCCAGATCCTGGGCGAGGACATCCCAGATGCGGAGATTGCCCAGGTGCTCAAGAACCTCGGCTTCGATGTGCAGCCGGGGCCGCAGGAATTCGCCGTCATCGTACCGGGTCATCGATTGCGCGATATTGAGCGCGAAATCGACCTTATCGAAGAAGTGGCGCGCGTCGTCGGTTACGACCGCTTCCCGCCCACCCTGCCGCCCCCCGCCGACGGCGGCTATCTGCCTTTTGAGGACTTTATCGAGCGGCAGGTGCGCTCGCTGTGCCAGGGAGCAGGGCTCACCGAGGTGGTGACTTACTCGCTCGCCCCGGATCGCGACCAGCAGCCGGTGGCGCTCAGCAATCCGCTGAGCACCGAACTCAACAGCCTGCGCACCAATTTGATCGACGGCCTGCTTGAGACCTTGCGCTTCAACCGCTCCCAGGGCAACATGCCCTTTCACGCCTTCGAAGTGGGGGTCGTCTTTTTGCGCTCCGACGAGGGCATCTTCGAGTCGGGCCGGCTTGGGGCGGTGCTGTGCGGCGAGCCCGCGGTGGGCGACTGGCAAAAGATCACCCCGCCCTTCGATTGGTTCGCAGCCAAGGGCGTGCTTGCGGCGATTTTGCAGCCGTGGCAGATCGAAGTCGAATACCAGGCCGACCGCCGGGACGAGCGGCTGCACCCGGGACGAACGGCTTCGCTGTGGGTATCGGGCGAGCGGCTTGGCACCCTCGGCCAGCTTCACCCCCGGCTGGCTTCCCGGCTGGATCTACCCGAGCAGACGTTCGTATTCGAGATCGATCTCGATTTTTTGATCGACCTGGTGCGCGAGCGGCCGGTCGAATTTCGTTCCTTCTCCCCCTTTCCTCCGGCGGCGCGGGACTTGTCGTTCTATGCCCGCGAGGGGATCACCGTCTTCGAATTCGAGCGGCTCATCCGCGAGCAGGGCGCACCGCTGCTCGAATCGGTGGTACTGCTCGATGAATTTAAGGGCCAGGGGGTGCCGGCGGGCTGCCGCTCCCTTGCCTTTCGGATGGTTTACCGCAGCGACCACACGCTCACCGAAGAGGAGATCACCGCCGTCCACCAGCGCGTCCGCCAGGCTCTAGCCGAGCGATACTCGGTCGATCTGCGCA